The following is a genomic window from Candidatus Desulfofervidus auxilii.
TTTTCGTATGTTACTTCCTTATATTCCTTTTTTTATTAGTTTATTGTTTATTATCAAAGTTTATAATTTATTATTCCCTTTTTTAATTTATGGGATTTACACCTATCCAAAAAGAAGTTTTCAATCTTTATCCACAAAATATTTTTTTGCTCTTTTTTGGGGCTATTTTTTATTATTGATTTTATGGTCCTATTCTTATGCCTATTTATCTAAAAGATATTTTGTGCCTTTAATTTTTATAGGACTACCTTTAGTAGGATTAGGAATAAAAAATTTTATAAAAAAACAATTTTTTTATTTCATAAAATTTTTTGTTTTCTTTTTAATAACAGTTATATTAATAATTTCTATTTTATCTACTATTTTTTCTCTTCGGCGTGAAAATGATCTTATTTATAAAAAAATCGCTTCTGTAATAAACAAGATGGAAAATCAACATAGAAATCCTATTATAATTGCTGGAAATAATAAAAAAATAAATTTTTATGTTAACTTAGAAAGGAAACCCGCAATATGTGCTTTAAATATAATTTCTCCTCAAAGTTTTCTTAATAAATGTAATGCTGATTATTTAATACTTTCAAAAGAAGAACAAAAAATATATCGAAAAAAACTCAACAATTCTAAAATTAAAAGAATAACAGAAATTGATGGATGGGGAATATTTAAATGCCAAAAATAGATTTTTCTATAATAATTCCTACCTATAATAGAGCAAATTTTGTAGTTGAAGCAATAAATTCAGTTTTAAATCAAACTTATAAACTACCTTATGAAATTATAGTGGTAGATGATGGTTCTATAGATAAAACAGAAAAAATCTTACTTGAATATATGAAAAAAGAGCCGAGGTTGAAATTTATTAAACACGAAAAAAATAAAGGTCCAGCAGCAGCACGGAATACCGGGATAATACATTCTAAAGGTAAATATTTATTATTTTTAGATTCAGATGATAAATTATTACCAAATGCTTTAAGTATTTATTGGGAGGGTTATAAGAGAAAATCATAAAGGAGAAAAAAAAAATCAGCTCATATTCCTAAATTATCAGGAAATAATAAAAAAGATTTTAAATCCTTTTTAAAAAGGAAAATACCAATGTTATCAGGTTCTTTTGTAGTTAAGAAAAAAATCATTGAGCAAAATCTTTTTCCTGAAGAATTGAGGCTAAGAGAAGATTTTCTGATTTATGGATACTTGATTTGTATGCATAAGTGTTATGCTTTAAAAGAACCAGTAGTAATTGCAAAGGATCACCCTAATCGACTTAGAAAAGAAACAAGTTTTCTTATTCAACGAAATATTAAACCTATAAAAATTCTTTTTCAAAAATTACCTCAAGAATTTCAAATTTTTTATCCTCTTGCTCTTTCCAGAGAGCATCTTTCTATTTTCAGATCTTTTTATTTAATAAAAGAATACAAAAAAGCAATTCATTATTATCATGAAGCTATTAAAATTTATCCAAAACATATTTTATTATTTTCTTACTTAAGAAAATACTTAAAAAGTTTGTTTAAAAATTTATGAAATTAGCACTCATTTCTCAAAGTTTTGAAGAATATAAAGGTGGAGCAGAAAAGTTTTCTTCAGAACTTGCAAGGTATTTAATTAAAAAAGGTTTAGATATTAAACTTTTTGCAAGAAAAATTGAGGCTTTAGATCTTAAACCCTACGGTGTGGAAATCAAAATCCCCAAAAAACCCCCTTTCTTTCGAATTTTAACTTTAGCTTATACAGGTCTTTATTTAGCTAAAAGATGGAAAGCTGATAGAATTTTCGCTCTGATGCCACTTCCAGAAGGTGATTTTTACTGGCTTGCAGGAGGAGTTTATAGCAATTGGTTAAAAATAAGATATCCCAACATTATAAAAAGAACTATAGTATGTTTTTTTAGACCTCATTTTTTACTAAATCTCTTTTTTCAAAAAAAATGTATTACCTCCCCACACTTTAAAAAAATTATTACAAACTCAGAGCTTGAAAAAGAAATAGCAATAAAAGCTTTTAATATTTCACCTGAAAAAATTGTTGTTATACCAAATGGAATAGACTTATCCCGGTTTAATTTATCAGTTAGAGTTAATAGAAATAAAATTCGTAAAATATTAGGATTAAATAAAAACGCTAAAATTATTTTGTTTACAGGAAACAATTTTAAAAGAAAAGGACTTGAAACAATTATTAAAGCCTTAGCAAGACTTAAAAATTTTTCAAATCTTTATTTATTAGTTGCAGGAAAGGATAAAATCAATTATTTTATTAAACTTTCTCAAAAATTGGGAGTAGCTGAAAGAATTAAATTTTTAGGCTATGTGAAAGAGTTAGAAAAAATCTATGGAACAGCGGATATATTTGTTTTTCCCTCCCAATATGATTCTTTTGCAAGTGTAGTGCTTGAAGCTATGGCTTGTGGGCTTCCGGTTATTACTACCAAAACAAATGGAGCAAGTATGGTAATTAACCACGGA
Proteins encoded in this region:
- a CDS encoding glycosyltransferase, with protein sequence MPKIDFSIIIPTYNRANFVVEAINSVLNQTYKLPYEIIVVDDGSIDKTEKILLEYMKKEPRLKFIKHEKNKGPAAARNTGIIHSKGKYLLFLDSDDKLLPNALSIYWEGYKRKS
- a CDS encoding glycosyltransferase family 4 protein; this translates as MKLALISQSFEEYKGGAEKFSSELARYLIKKGLDIKLFARKIEALDLKPYGVEIKIPKKPPFFRILTLAYTGLYLAKRWKADRIFALMPLPEGDFYWLAGGVYSNWLKIRYPNIIKRTIVCFFRPHFLLNLFFQKKCITSPHFKKIITNSELEKEIAIKAFNISPEKIVVIPNGIDLSRFNLSVRVNRNKIRKILGLNKNAKIILFTGNNFKRKGLETIIKALARLKNFSNLYLLVAGKDKINYFIKLSQKLGVAERIKFLGYVKELEKIYGTADIFVFPSQYDSFASVVLEAMACGLPVITTKTNGASMVINHGEEGFILKRWDDDKLLAEYILKTLENSKEMGFKAYQKALNYSAENCFEKYYQVLVANL